The Shumkonia mesophila sequence GGCCGACGGCAAGGTCGTCGGCACGGTGCCGAAGATGGGCGCCGCCGAAACCCGGCGAGCCATCGAGGCGGCCAACGCCGCGTGGCCGGACTGGCGGGCCCGCACCGCCAAGGAACGCTCGCTGCTGTTGCGCCGCTGGTACGAGCTGGTGCTGAAGAACCAGGACGACCTGGCGCTCCTGATGACCACCGAGCAGGGCAAGCCGCTGACGGAAGCCAAGGGCGAGGTGGTCTATGGGGCCTCCTTCATCGAATGG is a genomic window containing:
- a CDS encoding aldehyde dehydrogenase family protein, with translation MKLQNLNLFRQQCYIDGAWVDADSGATLEVTNPADGKVVGTVPKMGAAETRRAIEAANAAWPDWRARTAKERSLLLRRWYELVLKNQDDLALLMTTEQGKPLTEAKGEVVYGASFIEW